One window from the genome of Mycolicibacterium gadium encodes:
- a CDS encoding GuaB3 family IMP dehydrogenase-related protein: MGRTARRTYELDEINIVPSRRTRSSQDVSTAWQLDAYRFEIPVVAHPTDALVSPEFAIEMGRLGGLGVLNGEGLIGRHADVEEKIAQVVAAAEKEPEPAAAIRLLQQLHSAPLDPDLLGAAVARIRDAGVTTAVRVSPQNAQALTPALVAAGVDLLVIQGTIISAERVAQDHGVGEPLNLKTFISELDIPVVAGGVLDHRTALHLMRTGAAGVIVGYGSTRGVTTSDEVLGISVPMATAIADAAAARREYLDETGGRYVHVLADGDIHTSGDLAKAIACGADAVVLGTPLATAAEALGDGWFWPAAAAHPSLPRGALLQVALGERPSLGQVLTGPSDDPFGSLNLVGGLRRSMAKAGYCDLKEFQKVGLTVGN; encoded by the coding sequence CGCCGCACTTACGAACTCGACGAGATCAACATCGTCCCGTCCCGCAGAACCAGGTCCTCCCAAGATGTTTCGACGGCCTGGCAACTGGATGCCTACCGGTTCGAGATCCCGGTCGTTGCACACCCGACCGACGCGCTGGTGTCGCCGGAGTTCGCCATCGAGATGGGCCGTCTCGGCGGCCTCGGTGTGCTCAACGGCGAAGGCCTGATCGGCAGGCACGCCGACGTCGAGGAGAAGATCGCTCAGGTCGTCGCTGCGGCCGAGAAAGAGCCGGAACCAGCGGCGGCGATCCGGCTGTTGCAGCAACTGCACTCCGCGCCGCTGGATCCTGATCTGCTGGGTGCCGCAGTGGCGCGGATCCGCGATGCCGGTGTGACCACGGCCGTCCGAGTGAGTCCTCAAAATGCGCAGGCGCTGACGCCGGCGCTGGTGGCCGCCGGCGTCGACTTACTGGTCATCCAGGGCACGATCATCTCCGCGGAGCGGGTCGCCCAAGATCACGGGGTCGGCGAACCGCTGAACCTCAAGACCTTCATTTCCGAGCTCGACATACCGGTGGTGGCGGGCGGTGTCCTCGACCACCGCACCGCATTGCACCTCATGCGCACCGGCGCCGCGGGCGTCATCGTCGGCTACGGATCGACCCGCGGCGTCACCACCAGCGACGAGGTGCTCGGCATCAGTGTGCCGATGGCGACCGCGATCGCCGACGCCGCGGCCGCGCGCCGCGAATACCTCGACGAGACCGGCGGGCGCTACGTGCACGTGCTCGCCGACGGTGACATCCACACGTCCGGCGACCTGGCCAAGGCCATCGCGTGCGGTGCCGACGCCGTAGTGCTCGGCACCCCGTTGGCCACCGCCGCCGAGGCCCTGGGAGACGGCTGGTTCTGGCCCGCCGCGGCTGCGCACCCGTCGTTGCCGCGCGGCGCTCTGCTGCAGGTCGCGCTGGGCGAGCGGCCTTCGCTGGGCCAGGTGCTGACCGGGCCGTCCGACGATCCGTTCGGATCGCTGAATCTCGTCGGTGGCCTGCGGCGATCGATGGCCAAGGCTGGTTATTGCGACCTCAAGGAGTTCCAGAAGGTCGGCCTGACCGTCGGTAACTGA